The DNA window CTCCTCCTAGGATCAAACAGGACTATATGTTCTCACCTTTACAAGGATTTGAGGGTTCTTTGTGTGTTTGCTTTCGACTGAGGACTGAAATTGTTGCAATTGTGATGTGGGAGCTTTCTTTGGATTTGGATGTTTATCTCCTTTCCACGGTGATACGAAGAATGAATTTGAGTTTAGCCTTCTGTGGTGGTTCTTTTAGATTTTTCGGTGGCAAGTGATCCATCTTTTAGGTTTTTTAGACTTTTCTTCGTGCCCACTTTTGAAAGAGAAACTCTTTTGAAACCAAGATTGTTTTAACGACATCATTTGTCTAATAGACGTAACGTGTTCAAAAAGTAAACCGCTTGAGTGAACGACCAGTTCTTGCATGGTTGCAGAAAGAAGAACTCTATTGAGTTTCAGGCAGTTTTTGGATGTTCAAAATGTTAAAAACAACCACTTGCTAGCGTTTATTttggaaaacaaagacaaggcacTAGTAAATTATGGAAGTACTTCTGAAATGACAAGcatttttaagaaaatattttttgttccaAAAACACTAGAAGTTGCAGGCACTTCAcgtattttttaaaaattcacttgcatatttatcaaatattagttccaaaaatattttatctaaaaaCAATTTCAATCATGTTAAATTCACTCCAAACCGAAATTTTAGTACGATCATATATTTACTTGTCACATCATGTTTCGTTGGAAAAGGAAAGACTAACAAAGATTAAGTTAAAAATTGGCATGATTTTGGTCTTTATTTGTAAGTCAAGTTACCGAACCACTCAACCAGCCTGCTTTGTTTGGATTATCAATTAACCCATTTGTCGTATGTTTGGGTATAATATATTGTTGACATCACcaatacttttgtttttttttattcaaacgaTAGCATTTGTGGGTTAAATTATTAGTTGTTATAAGAAAGATGATCGGTAGTGATCGAACCAGTATCAGAATGCTTAAGCATGATTATTTTCTGTCACTGCGGTACAGTGTCATCTACACCAATGCTAGCTTCTGAGTTGTGGTTTCTTTTATGGGTGTCAAATTAGCAAATAGGTTATTTACCTTATTTTTCATCAGTGCAAATTttaaactactctaatttaTATGGATATTGATTTGAATTTATGTGTAAGGAGTCATGCTCATGATCCCAACCAACTACCTCGACTCACATATATAAATTTGCTTATTTTGCAAACGATTTTAGGAATgacaagattaattaattacagCAGTTCGTTTTCAAACAGAAAAATCACAATTCACAATCCAAGACAAAACATAATCTGATGTTTAATTTCCACTAACTTGTTTTATACAAAGCATCCAATACAAAAACATGATAATAAACGAAGAACTCAAAGGTAATAATCCACACCTTGCACTTAATTATCAAAGAATAATTTATAAACATATGCACTCAGAAACCTTGTAACTTCCAATCTTTGTTAGCTAAAAAAACAACAAGACTAAGGTATTGTAAACTTTGTGTGTGACATGTGACCTATAATTCATCGTTAACAGATGATGAACCCACCTTCTGGCTCCCAGATTTCATGCATGTTTTGGAGCTGCTCAAACTTTCTAACCAGACCTGGTCTTTTACAACGGAGTTTGATTCGTTGTTTCGATGCCATCCCCAAAATGCATGTGTTTCGTTTAATACTCTGAGCCTTCCGTGTCCAAAACTCGGCTCTCTGTACAAAGACAGAGGGGAAGCCGGATTTTCGAACCTATATGTATAAAgatggttgaaagtttggttATAATCTTTAGGGAAATTAGAGGACTCCAAACTTAGGTGCAAGGAGACGAGCACATTGACATAACACTATAATATAGCTTGAACTAAAATAAAGAATACTTACTTTAATGCTAGTCCTTCGCGATTTCCACCGTCACCAATGGTCATATACACTGGACCACATGGATCAGCTTCATTGTTGTAAACCCTAGTCTGCAACATTAACAACGTTAGAAACCCTAGTTTGCATGCATCAGTCGTTAACAAAGTTAATCATAAAATACAATATTAGCCAGTCGTTAATGTTAACTAATTTGCACGTAAGGAATCAAATTAAGCCAACTTACAAATCGTTCATACGCATGAACATGCCCCGCAAAAACCACATCCACCCTTGCATTGTACAGCAACTCTTCCATTGCTTTCCTCATACTCTCCCCTTCACCTTTGTGGGCAGAATTGGTATTATACCACGGTGCATGCAGAAGCACAACAATCCACGGCGTCACCTTCCCATCAATCTTTGCCAAATCAGCCTGAAGCCACTTGTACTGATCTGACTTAGCATCAAAATCAGCATAGGATCCCAGCATGATGACGTGGGTCCCGGCAACTTCAAAAGAGTAGTACAAGTTTGAGGTGGACCCACTCTCTTGGTAGGGCATCGGCCACCTGGCATTGTAGGCCTTGAAGCCAGTAGGGTTGATGATTGGGATACTCTCGACTTCATGGTTGCCTTCTGTGACCATCCATGGGCGTTTGCTGGCGTAGGGCTCGACAATGCGGCCGAAGGAGTCCCAAAGCGGTTGCTGTGTATCGGCGTATGACAAGTCACCGGGGAGGAGAAGCACATCGTAGTCCATGCTTCCGATGTGTTGTAGGGTTGAGTTAGTCCATTCAGTCTGACCTAGGTCACCTGAAACCAATATGTGAACATATGAACAATGTTACATACACCAAACTTCGATCTTATAACAAATTAATGTAACAGCTGCTCGACCTTGATATTCTAGGGCGATCCGGCAAACCATTAAGTTAACAATTTCGAGCCAGAATTGATGTAGTTAATATGTATGCATATAAATTGGGTGTTTAAGGCAATTGCAGTATTGGGTTCCTTCAGGTTGGCTTTGGACTTCTCAACTTTCAAACCAAATCGAAGACCAGATGCACACTCATTTTGGGTTATTCTCAAATGTTTTATACAAACGGCTAGTTTAAGTGACATTGATTAGATCGGAAGTGCTCCTATAATGAATCTGAATTCGAATTCCCCTTCGCGTAGTTTATATTACTTTAATATAGAATTTCGTTGTTGCTCAAAGAAAAGGTAaaggtttttctattttcttcaagACAACTAGGCTTTCTACAAGATTATGAGGTCTAAGACCTAGTTtgagagtgaggtgcttaaaaaaaaaacacctatgaaaaaaagctgttagggttttaggtgtttggtaaactgaaaaaaaagggcttattttggaagctgctgtgagaataagctgaaatcaaaggaaaaagctgaagctgctatttgcagctttggaaaactggctttttttcaaagcacacggggctacagtgctcctttaatgaaaagacccactatcagactgcttttttttccaaaagcacttttacaaaaaagtttaccaaacgctctgctgatttatttcacagccgcttattctcacagtacagccgcttattcttacaacagttttttttcaaagcacagcaataccaaaccagccctaaggtGAATGAGGAGAATATTCTCTTAGCAACTCCAGGCCTATCCAATTGTCAAGGGAATTGGGCAGtttaaccccccccccccccaaaaacccaaaaaacaccAACTTCAACCCAGCCCAAAAAGTCGGGCAGATTGTGGGTCCAAGGTTTCCAGACCAAGCCATCAGGCAATTCCTGTCCTTGTGTGCGGCTAAAGTCCAATTAACGCTAGGCAGACGTTAATcacgtcaattttttttttgtattaggCGTGTGCACTTCACGCGCAAGTATTAGGTGCATCAACCGACCAAAACAGGTTGGTGAGGCCCAACCACACTCTTCCACAAAAAGTATAATTTCGGATAATAACATATATTGTTATGGGATTAGTTAAAATTTTTATTCGAAATTAAACATAATATTAccactattaaaaaaataattttttaatatcaaTCTTAGGCAATTCATCTATGGGGTGAAGATGCACTCAGACAATTATTATTCACTAAGGCAATCATTTCCTATTGCCCAATCATTTGGAGAATTATTGCCGGTGGAGTTGCTCTCAGGCAAAGATTTCTTCAAAGCCACACACACAGATAATATATGACTCCAAAACATATTAATCCTTCAGAGCCATACAATCACAAGGCTAAGAAAATTGAAGCTCAAGCTAAGCTTTTGGTCCCAAATCTCTGATTATATATATTGTTCGACTTAGGCAAAACACATTCTTCTTATGAGAGAGTTGATTAATTGGAAGATAAATAGGTACGGCTGCAGCTGATTCAGGATGACCCCAACCATGTATAATATTCATCCTTTACCAAGACTAATGTTTTCTTTGATATAGATAAAGGTTTATTTACAATTAGATATCACATAATTAAAAGAGGTTGGCTGAAATGATGATTGTACAAATCTCAATTGTTGAATTGATTAATTCAAAACAACGACTGGTCAAATTTTAATGACGTTACCGATTAAATATTAACAATATATCGACAAAAatcctaaaaaataattatttcaacaatgagatttttgttttcatcatttcaaccgGTTTCCCTAATTAATTTACTAACCATGAAACAGTTAAATGGTCTTTAGCCAACCCAAGGTTGCAGAATCAAGCAGAGGACctctaaaattaaaatgaaatagAAATATAGACTTGCAAACACATGCAAGctgatgtgtttttttttttttcaaaagcaagcTGATATGTTGTTTCTGATAGGaatagtgtatatatatatatatatatatatatataagaactgTAATATACTCCTGATATAATATGGATTCTTTGATGGTTTCCTATGATGATTCTAATAGGAGAGTGACTAGTATTGGTCTATTAATAAATAGTGATCCCAAAAAATACGCTCATTATTGGATCAAAGGCGCCTATTGTTTGGTTGAGCACTATGTATCTAAGATAGAGAAGAAGCTTACTATTAAAGTCGATGTGACTTCATCTTTTTCGATTTTTAAAGGTCAGATTATTTCTTACGGTTTTTAATTGGGTTTTTGCGAGGTTTAGTTCAATAAGCAAGGTCTGCTGCAGAAAGTTTGCTAAAATTGCAAATTTTCCTAACGAGAGTTGTACACTCATCTCCAACATTTGTTGTCATTCCAATTAGACTTAAAGCAACTATATATAACCAACTCTATCATACCCCcaacaaacataaaacataatatTCAATCTAATTTCAGAAAGACGTTCATGGAGTTCATTTCATGTGAACAGCTACTAATCTCCAAGCAAAGTTATTGACCCATAAATTTCTTGCGAGAGGGAAATTTGACAATCTGACAATGTAAGttatctttgaaaaaaaaaaaccgttaTTTAACTTACCGGCCACTGCAAATTCAAGGGGAAGTTTTTGTGGGGGTGTCTTGAAGGAGAACTCGGGGCCTGAACCTCCACACCTATAGAAGTATGTAGTGGCAGGTTccaagggaccaatggtaacaTGGTGGATCTTCCCAGAGCTGTAGAGAAAGTACTTGTATGATGTGTGTTCTCCAGTTGCCTTCCCATTATACATCCCAGATTCCTTTCCATACTCCACAATTGATTTAACATGCTTGCTTTCAGTAACCCATGAAACTCTCATATGATCTTTTCCCACCAGTGAAATATGCACCTAATAAAATAGTTAAGAAAATAATCAACAAGAAATTATAATAGTCGGGTGTGAATTGAttttccaagctcaaaactatAGCATGTTTCGGTCGCTTTCCCCATTACTTGGAAAAAGTGAGCTACCGTTTCAGATACAAGATACTAACATTACTGTCCGGACAATAAGACGTACATTATATAAACTGTTAGACTACTCATAAACTGTACCTGTTGAGGGTCCTCATCCGAACTAGTGTGGTGGGTGAATATTACTCCGCGAGGAGGTTGTCGAACATAATCATCATCTTGTGATTTTATGAGTTGAGGGAAGAGACAGATGACTAGGAGGAGAGAGAACACATGAAGATATAATTTCTCCATTTTTGTTCTGTGAGAGCTATTGGATACATATATTTTCAGAGCCTTGGAGAGATATATAAGAGGGTTGAGGGGGTTTGGAAAATGGATAAAATAATAAGATTCCAATGGCGTGAAGTAAGTATATATATGTTTGAAGGGACTTGGCAATACTTACAGCAAAGCCACCGACGTTCTAACTAGGATTCTCAGTCTTTATATCTATATGATAGTTCTATCTGGCATAATATTAGTAATGCAGATTAGGTTTTGCTTGGCTCTAATCTTAATTAACTTGGGTAATATCATTAGTTTATTGATTATTTGAAGTAAGACCAAGCCTAATCACGTGGGCTTGTAACAAACAAGATATTAAAGTCGGGCCGGCCGTAGACTCAAGGGGCACACCCTACGCATGACATTTGATAAATGATTATACGCAGTAACAGATAAGAACATGTCCCGTGCATGGAATATAGGAGTTTGTTTTACCCACaccaaaaagtaaaaatagaaagaaagaaaaaatggtGGGCATGTAAACATTATGCTTTAAGAGTCCCAGATTCAAAAGTATTTCATGACGTTAATTTGCTGCTTTTCGAACTTGATAGGTAACTTGTCTGCAACAAATTCTCTTCATGCCGTGCAGATACATTTTATTTCCAAGCACTCAATCAATTTTGAAAAGTAGTCACAGAACTTGTCAACTTAATGGATATCTCTGTTGAAAATACCTTCTTGTACTATAATTATTCAACAGATCATAATGTACTATAATGCTCTATATTATGGACGACGAAATTTAACCAGACCAATTCCTTTCATTTGGAAAGAGATTATTTTTATAGTCATGCTATAATATGTAGAATGATAACATCATATAGCAGTCTTTCAAATACACACATATACCTCAAAATGTTTCCCTCTCTTTGTAGGGTTTGACATGGAATGCTTTTAAAGCTAAAATTTAAtacatattatatttttgtatgCTATATAATGTAGACCGTTAATTTGAAAATTGATTTTCATTTGAACGAATGGTTCAAATTAATAAGATTTTaaatatttgaaaatataaCATTATTCATCAATGAGAATCTAAACAGTTGTATAATATCACTCATCGAGAGGAGTCTAAACATTTGTAGAAGCCGAGCCAATTTGTGGTGGGGATTTGGGCGGTCCCAACCTTCTGAAAAATGAGTGTTATTTGTCCTTTGTCTTGTTGATTTCTCTGTCGAAGACTCAGGCAGGTGAAAGAGATACATTTGTTCGTTAATCAGATggaactcaatttttttttttgtcgaatatTGAACTCAGTTAACAAATTACTTCATCTCGAGCATAATGCATGGTTACAAGTTATATCAGAATATCCCAGGAATCTACTTTTGAGATGAAGAATCTAGGGTTTggaatattcttcttctttttaattattatgtTTTTTGGTCGAACtaaaaaacccatattatttatTCTATTATTCATGGTGGACTGTCAATTTTCTCAACAATAATAGCTGGTCGTAAACCAGAGGGAGATAAAAACTCTTTTCATGATTAATAAAGAATGCGCAGTGCAATTATATGGTCGTTTCTTAAGATATAATTTATGTggtatttaatttttatagGTTGCAATTAACCAATATTTAAGAACATGTTCATATGTTGACTTCGCTGAAAGCGAATTTTCAAAGATGACTATTATATTGACAATATATCGATCATACGTTCAAATAATCACAATATATAAGTAACTggtgattattattattgttaaatTATTTATTGTTCTTGAAGAACGATTCTTATGTACACGTTCAGACTAGCAAACGATATTGTGGATGTGTCAAAGGTACAAGTTCACATTAGAAAATCAAGTCGCATTTATGATGCATAAACCTGTTATCCACAAAATTATTTATTGGTCTTAAAGAACGATTCTTATTTTTACTTCACacatacctttttaattttcgaccgtcggatcgaatgaattgaagtagatcaacggatagaaattatcaaaatatatgtgagaagtaaaatgagatttgtGATGCAAACGAGGCCTTTATGAGGCATATAATGCAAGAAACACATGTGGTAGTCAGGATAACTTCACTTCATGCACAAGTACTCTCACTATGTCAAGAATGGGACAATACTTGGACACTGACTAGTGTCCAATTTTACTGACTCGCAATAAAAAAATGACACTTGTCCTTTTTAATTCTATCTCAGATTATGGCCATCTTCATAACCAAACACCTCCTATTTCCCCATAGCTTCTGCAATGGAGATCTGGGCAAATCCTCAACTCCTCCAACTTCTGCCTCCGTCGACCACATCCACGTTTCCTCATCCTTCTCTCCTCCGTCGAACCCGCCCCCAATCCACTATCTTTTTCCCGACACAACCATGGGCAGAAAGGAGAGAAAGCGGCTACTCCGCTACCAGTAATTAAGCAGTTGCATACGTGCTGCCATGGCAGAGGAGAGAGTTGGGTATGAGTAGGCAGGGTTGGGTTCGTTGAAGGAGAGAGATTGATGGAGAAAATTCGGGTTAAATTTGACATGGACGGGGACGAGATCTGCGGCATGGGACGGAGGAGAGAGGAACTGTTTGGTTATAGGTGTAAGGTTAAAGTTGGTTGCTTGGTTATAGGTATAGAGAGAGTTTTAAATGACAGATGGCTTGATTTGATTGGGGTAAATGGTAAAGTTAGTATATTATTGGGTCCTCACTTGtcgttaaaaatatatatatatatatatatacacacacacgcatTTCTATTTTGGTTActatatatattttgcttgtATGTGGCCAAGCACAATTCACGAATAAAGAGCCAATTAGTTTGGTATTGGTCACCAAGTCCATCCTCTTCAACGTTCCTCCCTCTCTTtgctttatcttcttcaacgtCCCTAAACTAGCTTGGGGATCCTATTTCCATATCAACTCAAGATATGCTTATTGGGCTCTATGTCTTAACGAGTGGAAATCGTCGAGGTATTTGTGCAAATAGGTATAATCCATGCTCCAGTCAATAGCTAGGTGGAAAGTTAAGAAAGATCTCGACCAGTTAATTCCTCACACCTCTAACAATGTCGTGACCTTTGTTGTAACTAGTTCTAGAGTTCagagtttatttattttgaactgaATCGTGCATGCAGAACCAGGGTCGTCTTTAAGATTTCGAGGACTCTAtgcgaaatttataaaaagGCTCCTACTTAAGATGGTTTTTCAGAAAAAAGTAGAACAATGTATTGATGATAGAAAACAATAACTTAAACCAAAAATAAACTTTTGAGTGTAAGTTTACAAATGTCATtaaataataagtaaaaagaactatgaaaataaccttCACTAAATAGTTGAAAGCATTTCAAGCTTActcaaccaaacaagaaaaaactTTCAAGAAACTCTAAATTTAAAgtttcatcttgaatatgtagtattattttataataaagaGAATTACTATTGACACTTTAAAAATCTcaattagcactccaaaatttCTATAATTAAACagaaaaaatacacttgtgagtagtgtagaatgagatttttggagtgctaataacaattctcttaataaaattaaaaaatatattgttttttagGGTGTTGTTATTGCCATTGACACTCCAAATATCTCATTGTGCACTccaaatgtttatgtttaaaaaaaaatttgcactTGTAAGCAATGCACAATaagattttaaagtgctaataaaagcaattttttttagtacatcaatatttttacactagggaAAGGGAGAGTtcggttaagccacacaatggagaacctaatttagtatcgaattcgccatccacgagattcgaacctaagacctctcacttccaagtgaagaagaataccaccagaccgtagtactaagtggcaaaagtaattttttttaatatatagcaTTACCACATATAAATATTGatagtgaagatgaatatcCTAAAGCATATACGTTAATaggttttaaataataattaactgACTAATTATATGCATGATGTAGTTATGTGTGGGGAAAGTAGTACGTATCAACGTCAATGAAAATTCAACCGGCAGCCAGCTTCTACCATTGATCACCTCTCATGTGACCCAGATTCATTCACTACGCTACGCTGATCAGATGGAAGCTAGGTACGTTTGGGTATACAATTATAATACATCACAGAATCCATATTTATCAGCGGATCAATTCTGAAAAATATATGAATTTTGGTTCTTTAGCTGCTGATGCGGATCGTGCTCAAAAGTACCCCGCGGCTTTAGACTTATAGCCTCTCTAAGCTTTGAGATATTAGTTTTGTTTGATCTCTAAGATTGGATGAACATAGATAATATACTATATTCGAGGTATTATCAAAGAGAATAATCGCTGGCAAGATCATTGAAACACCGCCTATTAGAACAGAAGATCAGTTAGACGATATAATCATAATTAAATCGCTAGTCATGTATTTACTAGGTTCCTATCAAAGTGGGCATGTGCGATATATATGTATCAACTTTAAGAGGAGTGTTGACCTTTATATATTTAGGATTCCTAGTTATAAAATTATCATTatgattaattttattttctttattgtcCGGAATTGTATTACCTTGTATTATATAAATATCACCTCTTTATGAAATCCAATTTGACTGTAAGATTTTAGACATATGAAAAGATAACATTGCTCATCAAGAAGAATCTAAACATTTGTCGAAGCGAGCCAATTTGTGGTGAGTCATTACTAGGTTTAGTTAGAATGCTGGGGATTTTGGCGGTCCCAACCTTTTGAAAAATGAGTGTCCTTTGTTTTGTCTCGATCGAAGATTCGGGCGTGTCAAACAGATACATGTGTTTTTAGTCACATCGAACTCAATTAACAAATTACTTCATCTCGAGCATAATGCATGGATACAAGTAATATCAGCATATACCAGGAATCTAATTTTGAGAAGAAAAATTTAGAGTTTGGAATGCTAAAGGGATCAACAAAGGCCAAACCCgtatttcttctttctttttagggatttttttttaaatatcataTGAACTTATGTACTTTTACCAATTTgtcatatgaattaaaacttTAAGCAATTTGTCATACCAATTTTCCgaaatcattaatttgtcatctAACCCTAACTTCATTAAGTTTTCCATCTAAAATAAATCAAGTGTTTTACGCATAACTTGTGTTCATGGTTATTTAAGACATTTTAACATAAGAATATCATTCAGCTTTACCACAGACGAGAGGGTCCTCAATGACTCTATATTTTAAAGTCACTTCGAAATACAGAAAAGCAAGTGTAGATCATTATCTTTTTCCAAACGGCAAACTCTCCATATCCTTGTTTTGTCATTACTAAGTGTAGATCCTtgtccccccccccaaaaaaaatgtattttttttagaaacctTAGAATTATTTTTGTCGGAGACAATTTATTAAAAGGGGAGTGAGATGTTGAAATATCTGAAATAACAAATTATTTTTGTCGGAGACAATTTATTttagatggaaaatctaacagaGTTAGTGTGagataacaaattaat is part of the Malus domestica chromosome 12, GDT2T_hap1 genome and encodes:
- the LOC103433251 gene encoding purple acid phosphatase 22; its protein translation is MEKLYLHVFSLLLVICLFPQLIKSQDDDYVRQPPRGVIFTHHTSSDEDPQQVHISLVGKDHMRVSWVTESKHVKSIVEYGKESGMYNGKATGEHTSYKYFLYSSGKIHHVTIGPLEPATTYFYRCGGSGPEFSFKTPPQKLPLEFAVAGDLGQTEWTNSTLQHIGSMDYDVLLLPGDLSYADTQQPLWDSFGRIVEPYASKRPWMVTEGNHEVESIPIINPTGFKAYNARWPMPYQESGSTSNLYYSFEVAGTHVIMLGSYADFDAKSDQYKWLQADLAKIDGKVTPWIVVLLHAPWYNTNSAHKGEGESMRKAMEELLYNARVDVVFAGHVHAYERFTRVYNNEADPCGPVYMTIGDGGNREGLALKFENPASPLSLYREPSFGHGRLRVLNETHAFWGWHRNNESNSVVKDQVWLESLSSSKTCMKSGSQKVGSSSVNDEL